From the Pseudarthrobacter sp. MM222 genome, one window contains:
- a CDS encoding WXG100 family type VII secretion target, with product MSIISVDTELLQLKSANVKATVERIGADVQAMKLGLDELQASWRGAAASNFQALVAEWTLTQGRVEASLAAINLALTAAAASYDQAELNNAQRFG from the coding sequence ATGAGCATCATCTCCGTCGACACCGAGCTGCTCCAGCTCAAGTCAGCGAATGTCAAGGCGACGGTCGAGCGGATCGGCGCCGACGTCCAGGCCATGAAGCTTGGCCTCGACGAGCTGCAGGCCAGCTGGCGCGGCGCGGCCGCCAGCAACTTCCAGGCCCTTGTTGCCGAGTGGACCCTGACCCAAGGCAGGGTCGAAGCCTCTCTGGCCGCCATCAATCTGGCGCTCACCGCGGCGGCGGCCAGCTATGACCAGGCGGAGCTGAACAACGCCCAACGCTTCGGGTAG
- a CDS encoding sensor histidine kinase: MLQRWKSAPLRSQLVAIMTALMLVALTATGAGTMTLLHSYLQGQVDDKLKAAVESVRQQQSFSQLQEQNPNIPTDYSLMLFSAGLPPYQFGSDNAARPDISNISAAEARVRHQAPYQVSGTDGHNWRVVALSVIDSNARTAVLVIGLPLAPVDSVMEHAILVVVGVGLLTLVLAFLIATWSISRSFRPLVRVEKTAAAIAAGDLSRRVEIENPNTEVGRLGSSLNAMLAHIETAFAARMASEERMRRFAADASHELRTPLVTIRGFSELYRHGALSTPEDVATAMGRIESEAKRMGTMVEDLLLLARIDEQRPLARKPVDLLLLAHDAVVDTQASDRNRSISLTGLDGGPATAGPVLGDEAKLRQVVGNLVGNALRYTPEGTPIELAVGVRTSEGGMRHSVLEVRDHGPGVPDEEAARIFERFYRADTSRTRETGGSGLGLAIVAAIVGSHAGTVQVGKTDGGGATLVVSLPYLDEALTDEAMADHALADDGRPDDTKAGAGPGDAAA; this comes from the coding sequence TTGCTGCAGCGTTGGAAATCGGCCCCGCTGAGGTCGCAGCTCGTCGCCATCATGACTGCGCTCATGCTGGTGGCGCTCACCGCTACCGGCGCCGGTACCATGACGCTGCTGCACAGTTACCTGCAGGGCCAGGTGGACGACAAGCTCAAGGCCGCCGTCGAGTCCGTGCGCCAGCAGCAGTCCTTCAGCCAGCTGCAGGAACAAAACCCGAACATCCCCACCGACTATTCGCTGATGCTCTTCAGCGCCGGGCTGCCGCCCTATCAGTTCGGCAGCGACAATGCAGCGCGCCCCGACATCAGCAACATCTCCGCCGCCGAGGCCCGGGTCCGCCACCAGGCGCCCTACCAGGTCAGCGGCACGGACGGGCACAACTGGCGGGTGGTGGCCCTCAGCGTGATCGATTCCAACGCGCGCACCGCCGTGTTGGTGATCGGGCTTCCGCTCGCGCCGGTGGATTCCGTAATGGAACACGCCATCCTGGTAGTGGTGGGCGTCGGGCTGCTGACCCTGGTGTTGGCCTTCCTGATCGCGACGTGGAGCATCTCCCGGTCCTTCCGGCCGCTGGTCCGGGTGGAGAAAACCGCGGCGGCCATCGCGGCCGGGGACCTGTCGAGACGGGTGGAAATCGAAAATCCCAACACCGAAGTCGGGAGGCTGGGCAGTTCCCTCAACGCCATGCTGGCCCACATTGAAACGGCCTTCGCGGCCCGGATGGCGTCCGAGGAGCGGATGCGCCGCTTCGCCGCCGATGCCTCCCATGAACTGCGGACCCCGCTCGTGACCATCCGCGGGTTCTCCGAACTGTACCGGCACGGCGCCCTGTCCACCCCGGAGGACGTCGCCACCGCGATGGGGCGGATCGAAAGCGAAGCCAAGCGGATGGGAACCATGGTCGAGGACCTGCTGCTGCTGGCCCGGATCGACGAGCAGCGCCCGCTGGCGCGCAAGCCCGTGGACCTGCTGCTGCTCGCCCACGACGCCGTAGTGGACACGCAGGCGAGCGACCGCAACCGCAGTATCTCCCTTACCGGGCTCGACGGCGGCCCTGCCACCGCCGGCCCCGTGTTGGGTGACGAGGCGAAACTGCGACAGGTGGTCGGCAACCTGGTAGGCAATGCCCTGCGCTACACACCGGAGGGGACGCCCATCGAACTCGCCGTCGGCGTCCGGACCTCGGAGGGCGGAATGCGGCACTCGGTGCTGGAGGTCCGCGACCATGGTCCGGGCGTCCCCGACGAGGAAGCCGCGCGGATCTTCGAGCGCTTCTACCGCGCCGACACCTCCCGGACGCGGGAAACCGGAGGCAGCGGGCTGGGGCTCGCGATCGTGGCGGCCATCGTCGGCTCCCATGCCGGCACGGTCCAGGTCGGGAAGACCGACGGCGGCGGCGCCACCTTGGTCGTGAGCCTTCCGTACCTGGACGAGGCCTTGACCGACGAGGCTATGGCGGACCATGCCTTGGCGGACGACGGCCGGCCAGACGACACCAAGGCTGGCGCCGGCCCCGGAGACGCAGCCGCCTAG
- a CDS encoding response regulator transcription factor yields the protein MKKTGPEAKLLVVDDEPNIRELLSTSLRFAGFEVVSAANGRDALAAAELHSPDLAVLDVMLPDMDGFTVTRRLRASGKHFPVLFLTAKDDTEDKVMGLTVGGDDYVTKPFSLDEVVARIRAVLRRTQPLQDDDAVIRVDDLELDDDAHEVRRGGTVIELSPTEFKLLRYLMLNPNRVLSKAQILDHVWEYDFNGDASIVESYISYLRRKVDIDPDAPALIQTKRGVGYVLRTAEKR from the coding sequence ATGAAAAAGACCGGTCCTGAAGCCAAGCTCCTCGTCGTCGATGATGAACCGAACATCCGTGAGCTGCTCTCCACCTCCCTCCGCTTCGCCGGCTTCGAGGTAGTCTCGGCGGCTAACGGGCGGGACGCGCTGGCCGCGGCCGAGCTGCACTCCCCCGACCTGGCCGTGCTGGATGTCATGCTGCCGGACATGGACGGCTTCACCGTCACGCGCCGGTTGCGCGCTTCGGGCAAGCATTTCCCCGTGCTGTTCCTGACCGCCAAAGACGACACCGAGGACAAGGTGATGGGGCTGACGGTCGGCGGCGACGACTATGTCACCAAGCCTTTCAGCCTCGACGAAGTTGTGGCGCGCATCCGCGCCGTGCTGCGCCGCACCCAGCCCCTGCAGGATGATGACGCGGTGATCCGCGTGGACGATCTGGAGCTCGACGACGACGCCCACGAGGTACGGCGCGGCGGCACCGTGATCGAGCTCTCCCCCACCGAATTCAAGCTCCTGCGCTACCTCATGCTCAACCCCAACCGGGTCCTGTCCAAGGCCCAGATCCTGGACCACGTCTGGGAATACGACTTCAACGGGGACGCCTCGATCGTTGAGTCCTACATCTCCTACCTGCGGCGCAAGGTGGACATCGATCCGGATGCCCCGGCGCTAATCCAGACCAAGCGCGGCGTCGGATACGTGCTGCGGACGGCAGAGAAGCGCTGA
- a CDS encoding DNA repair helicase XPB, whose protein sequence is MNDGPLIVQSDKTILLEVDHVLATEARHAIAAFAELERAPEHVHSYRLTPLGLWNARAAGLDAEKVLDTLLKYSRFPVPHSLLIDVEETMSRYGRLRLEKDPQHGLVMRTSDYPVLEEVSRAKKIAPLLGPRIDGETVVVHSSQRGQLKQLLLKLGWPAEDLAGYVDGTPHPILLDESGWKLRPYQRLAMENFWAGGSGVVVLPCGAGKTLVGAAAMATSSTTTLILVTNTVSARQWKDELLKRTSLTEEEIGEYSGSVKEVRPVTIATYQVLTTKRGGLYPHLELVDGNDWGLIIYDEVHLLPAPIFRMTADLQARRRLGLTATLVREDGREGEVFSLIGPKRYDAPWKDIEAQGYIAPADCVEVRIDLPREERVAYAMAEDADKYRLCSTSESKTLVVEQLVAEHAGEQLLVIGQYIDQLDEIGERLKAPVIKGETTVKERQRLFSAFRAGEVQTLVVSKVANFSIDLPEASVAIQVSGSFGSRQEEAQRLGRLLRPKKDGRAARFYSLVARDTLDQDFAAKRQRFLAEQGYAYRIMDAKDVGAAG, encoded by the coding sequence GTGAATGACGGACCCCTGATCGTCCAGAGTGACAAGACCATCCTGCTTGAAGTCGACCACGTACTGGCCACTGAAGCCCGGCACGCCATCGCCGCCTTTGCCGAACTGGAGCGCGCCCCGGAGCACGTGCATAGTTACCGGCTGACGCCGCTGGGTCTCTGGAATGCACGGGCCGCCGGCCTCGACGCCGAAAAGGTCCTCGACACGCTGCTGAAATACTCCCGCTTCCCGGTGCCGCATTCGCTGCTGATCGACGTGGAAGAGACGATGTCCCGCTACGGCCGGCTGCGGCTCGAAAAGGATCCCCAGCATGGCCTGGTGATGCGGACCTCCGACTACCCGGTGTTGGAGGAGGTCAGCCGCGCCAAAAAGATCGCTCCCTTGCTGGGTCCGCGGATCGACGGCGAGACCGTGGTGGTGCATTCGTCCCAGCGCGGGCAGCTCAAGCAGCTGCTGCTCAAGCTTGGTTGGCCCGCCGAGGACCTGGCTGGCTACGTCGACGGGACGCCGCACCCGATTCTGCTGGACGAGTCCGGCTGGAAGCTCCGCCCCTACCAGCGTTTGGCGATGGAGAATTTCTGGGCCGGCGGCAGCGGCGTCGTCGTGCTTCCCTGCGGAGCCGGCAAGACGCTGGTAGGCGCGGCGGCGATGGCCACGAGCTCCACCACCACCCTGATCCTGGTGACGAACACGGTGTCCGCGCGTCAGTGGAAGGACGAGCTGCTCAAGCGGACCTCGCTGACGGAAGAAGAGATCGGCGAGTATTCGGGCTCTGTCAAGGAGGTCCGTCCGGTCACCATCGCCACGTACCAGGTCCTGACCACCAAGCGCGGCGGGTTGTACCCCCATCTGGAGCTCGTGGACGGCAATGACTGGGGACTCATAATTTACGACGAGGTCCACCTGCTGCCCGCCCCGATTTTCCGGATGACGGCGGATCTGCAGGCGCGCCGCAGGCTGGGCCTCACCGCGACCCTCGTCCGCGAGGACGGGCGTGAAGGTGAGGTCTTCAGCCTGATCGGGCCCAAGCGCTATGACGCGCCGTGGAAGGATATCGAAGCCCAGGGGTACATTGCCCCGGCGGACTGCGTGGAGGTCCGGATCGACCTGCCGCGTGAAGAGCGCGTGGCCTACGCGATGGCCGAGGATGCGGACAAGTACCGGCTCTGTTCCACCTCCGAGTCCAAGACCCTAGTGGTGGAGCAGCTCGTCGCCGAGCATGCCGGGGAGCAGCTCCTTGTGATCGGGCAGTACATCGACCAGCTGGACGAGATCGGCGAGCGCCTGAAGGCCCCTGTCATCAAGGGCGAGACTACCGTGAAGGAGCGCCAGAGGCTTTTCAGCGCGTTCCGTGCCGGCGAAGTCCAGACCCTCGTGGTGTCCAAGGTTGCCAACTTCTCGATCGACCTGCCCGAGGCCTCGGTGGCGATCCAGGTCTCCGGGTCGTTCGGTTCCCGCCAAGAGGAAGCCCAGCGGCTCGGACGGCTGCTGCGGCCGAAGAAGGACGGCCGCGCCGCCCGCTTCTACTCACTCGTGGCCCGGGACACCCTGGACCAGGACTTCGCGGCAAAGCGCCAGCGGTTCCTCGCCGAGCAGGGCTACGCCTACCGGATCATGGACGCCAAGGACGTGGGGGCGGCCGGTTAG
- a CDS encoding helicase-associated domain-containing protein: MSLIRALSKELEARSDDSLRALFSARPDLISPGVPDFAALAARASGRVSVQRALERLNRPEMQVLETLHLCTNTDTGHSASSAMLKKLINGASLTSIDRLLHSLQELALVHRAEPPHGVAPAHARQRYYLPVGSLKDVIGIYPAGLGRSYTELVRLQPAFAQRVVQLVGELHRSGAAVSPATTPMEAALSLQHWTASPESLQQILADAPERTSALLARFGNWAMGAVPQAQRRASVVHESSDVGPVDWLLARGLLVPLDAAHVELPHSVGVSLRGGFVIENFALTPPVPRLGSTSAALRRNAALGAIAETLRLVGELLYIVREQPLVTLRSGGVGVREMKRLADSLRIDLHEAGVLAELCALAGLLRLDVDSSAWVQPPQLEWLTLPRQEQWLWLVNAWLASERAPSLVGQPVNGGAPGTAAHRGPAGTTINALSAEAQRPDAPVVRKRILEILSELTREASALDGQAPVLDAAAVLERADWSQPRMARRFSSLIRGVLAEADMLGLIGSGALSQIGAAIAAQQPDEALGILGEHLPAALNHVLLQADLTAVAPGYLAPELSEQLLTMADAEGQGPATIYRFSVSSVRRALDSGQDAQAMLDFLRQHSATAIPQPLSYLIEDTAARHARLRVGAAASFIQSDDETALLELLNASAASGLGLVRIAPTVLISSSPPRETAQLLRSLGLSPAVEEGESAVLRLRRSTAMPGSVRPVYTAPRTAPPEADVDAQLAVLRGGRPAADGAGGHPAAQGSEEATQLGLETLLKAIRLKQRVVMNVVDSLGNAVRETVVPVAVNGGRVRVFDPEKDTERVLSIHRIIDVEAAEELLQ; encoded by the coding sequence ATGTCCCTCATTCGCGCGCTCAGCAAGGAACTGGAGGCACGCAGCGACGACTCGTTGCGGGCTTTGTTCTCCGCGCGGCCGGACCTCATCTCTCCCGGCGTTCCGGACTTCGCAGCCCTCGCCGCCCGTGCGAGCGGCCGCGTGAGCGTGCAACGCGCCTTGGAGCGGCTCAACCGCCCCGAAATGCAGGTGCTGGAGACGTTGCACCTGTGCACCAACACCGACACCGGGCACAGCGCCTCCTCGGCGATGCTGAAGAAGCTGATCAACGGCGCTTCGCTTACCTCGATTGACCGTTTGCTGCACTCCCTGCAGGAACTGGCGCTGGTGCACCGGGCCGAGCCACCGCACGGGGTCGCTCCGGCCCACGCGCGGCAGCGGTATTACCTGCCGGTGGGCAGCCTCAAGGACGTCATCGGCATCTACCCGGCCGGCCTGGGCCGCAGCTACACCGAGCTGGTCCGGCTCCAGCCCGCGTTCGCGCAACGCGTCGTCCAGCTCGTCGGGGAACTGCACCGCAGCGGCGCGGCCGTCTCCCCCGCCACGACGCCGATGGAGGCGGCCCTGTCGCTGCAGCACTGGACGGCCTCGCCCGAGTCGCTCCAGCAAATCCTCGCGGACGCCCCGGAACGCACCAGCGCGCTGCTCGCCCGGTTCGGGAACTGGGCCATGGGTGCCGTTCCCCAGGCGCAGCGCCGCGCTTCCGTGGTCCACGAAAGCTCCGACGTCGGGCCGGTGGACTGGCTGCTGGCCCGCGGCCTGCTGGTGCCGCTGGATGCGGCGCACGTCGAGCTTCCCCACAGCGTCGGCGTCTCACTGCGCGGTGGTTTCGTGATCGAGAACTTCGCGCTGACACCTCCGGTTCCCCGGCTGGGTTCCACCAGTGCAGCATTGCGCCGGAATGCCGCCCTGGGGGCGATCGCCGAGACGCTGCGGCTCGTCGGCGAGCTGCTCTACATCGTCCGTGAACAGCCGCTGGTCACGCTGCGCAGCGGCGGAGTGGGCGTCCGCGAGATGAAACGCCTGGCCGATTCGCTGCGGATCGATCTGCACGAGGCCGGCGTCCTCGCCGAGCTGTGTGCCCTCGCCGGTCTGCTGCGCCTCGACGTCGACAGCTCGGCCTGGGTCCAGCCCCCACAGCTGGAGTGGCTCACGCTGCCGCGCCAGGAGCAGTGGCTCTGGCTGGTCAACGCCTGGCTCGCCAGCGAGCGCGCCCCGTCGCTCGTGGGACAGCCTGTCAACGGCGGGGCGCCCGGGACGGCCGCGCACCGGGGGCCGGCAGGCACCACCATCAATGCGCTCTCGGCCGAGGCGCAGCGGCCGGACGCCCCCGTGGTCCGCAAACGGATCCTGGAAATCCTCAGTGAACTCACCCGGGAAGCCTCGGCCCTGGACGGGCAGGCTCCCGTGCTGGACGCAGCCGCCGTACTGGAACGGGCCGACTGGTCCCAGCCCAGGATGGCGCGCCGCTTCAGCTCGCTGATCCGTGGGGTCCTGGCAGAAGCGGACATGCTGGGGCTCATCGGGTCCGGGGCCCTGAGTCAGATTGGCGCCGCGATCGCAGCTCAGCAGCCCGACGAGGCACTTGGCATCCTGGGCGAGCACCTGCCGGCCGCGCTGAACCACGTCCTGCTGCAGGCCGACCTGACCGCCGTGGCGCCGGGCTACCTGGCCCCGGAGCTGAGCGAGCAGCTCCTGACCATGGCCGACGCCGAGGGCCAGGGACCGGCCACTATCTACCGTTTCTCCGTCTCGTCGGTCCGCCGGGCGCTCGACTCCGGACAGGACGCCCAGGCCATGCTGGACTTCCTGCGCCAGCATTCCGCCACCGCCATCCCGCAGCCGCTCAGTTACCTGATCGAAGACACGGCTGCCCGGCATGCCAGGCTCCGCGTCGGCGCCGCGGCCAGCTTCATCCAAAGCGACGACGAAACTGCGCTGCTGGAACTGCTCAACGCCTCCGCGGCGTCCGGTCTGGGCCTGGTCCGCATCGCCCCCACCGTGCTCATCTCCTCCTCCCCGCCCCGGGAAACCGCCCAGCTGCTCCGAAGCCTGGGCCTGTCCCCGGCCGTCGAGGAGGGCGAGTCAGCCGTGCTCCGGCTGCGCCGCAGCACCGCCATGCCCGGCAGCGTGCGCCCGGTGTACACCGCGCCGCGGACCGCCCCGCCGGAGGCCGACGTCGACGCGCAACTGGCGGTCCTGCGCGGCGGGCGCCCGGCAGCCGACGGCGCGGGCGGGCATCCCGCTGCGCAGGGCAGCGAAGAGGCCACCCAGCTGGGGCTGGAGACATTGCTCAAGGCGATCAGGCTCAAGCAGCGGGTGGTGATGAACGTCGTGGACAGCTTGGGGAATGCCGTCCGCGAGACAGTTGTTCCGGTAGCTGTGAACGGTGGCCGCGTGCGGGTCTTTGATCCGGAAAAGGACACCGAACGCGTCCTGTCCATCCACCGGATTATTGATGTAGAAGCCGCCGAGGAATTGCTCCAGTGA
- a CDS encoding cold-shock protein encodes MPTGKVKWYDKEKGFGFLAAEDGQEVFLPKSALPEGVTELKAGTRVEFGVADGRKGAQALGLRVLDKTPSIAKAKRPSAKDLAPLVQDLVTVLDNLSGTLSAGKYPEGNKAKAIAVALRKVADELDA; translated from the coding sequence GTGCCTACCGGCAAGGTCAAGTGGTATGACAAGGAAAAGGGCTTCGGATTCCTCGCAGCGGAGGACGGCCAGGAGGTCTTCCTGCCGAAATCGGCGTTGCCCGAGGGCGTAACGGAGCTCAAGGCCGGGACCCGGGTGGAATTCGGCGTGGCCGACGGACGCAAGGGTGCCCAGGCGCTTGGCCTGCGGGTGCTGGACAAGACCCCCTCCATTGCCAAGGCCAAGCGCCCCAGCGCCAAGGACCTCGCCCCGCTGGTCCAGGACCTGGTCACCGTTCTGGACAACCTCTCCGGCACGCTCTCCGCGGGCAAGTACCCGGAAGGCAACAAGGCCAAGGCGATCGCGGTGGCCCTCCGTAAGGTCGCCGACGAGCTGGACGCGTAA
- a CDS encoding DUF3027 domain-containing protein, which produces MSVEPEQNAPKVAGTAGSNAAGLNTAGSKGSGSAAASKPRTGVPVWRTGKPDAVLAAAVDAARAAVESIAPAEQIGRHLGARTEGDRLVTHLFESKLAGYGGWQWYAVLTRNSRSKVVTVDELGLLPSEDSILAPEWVPWAERVRPEDAQDEESAEPAAAAEQAAAASDEDYVEADAAVVDNEEEDGGAAVVDDEEYGDAADEEYGDDADGNDYDANGNALPVRPAEEAD; this is translated from the coding sequence ATGTCAGTGGAACCTGAGCAGAACGCGCCGAAGGTCGCCGGCACAGCCGGGTCGAATGCAGCCGGGTTGAACACAGCCGGATCCAAAGGATCGGGATCCGCGGCCGCGTCCAAGCCGCGCACCGGCGTTCCGGTCTGGCGCACGGGCAAGCCCGACGCCGTCCTCGCCGCCGCCGTCGACGCCGCCCGCGCCGCCGTGGAATCCATTGCCCCTGCCGAGCAGATCGGCCGGCATCTGGGTGCCCGCACCGAGGGCGACCGCCTGGTCACGCATCTTTTTGAGTCGAAGCTCGCCGGCTACGGCGGCTGGCAGTGGTACGCCGTGCTGACGCGCAATTCGCGGTCCAAGGTGGTTACGGTCGACGAGCTGGGCCTGCTGCCCTCCGAAGATTCAATCCTGGCGCCCGAGTGGGTCCCCTGGGCCGAGCGTGTCCGCCCGGAAGACGCCCAGGACGAGGAGTCCGCTGAGCCCGCCGCGGCAGCCGAGCAGGCCGCCGCCGCCTCAGACGAGGACTACGTCGAAGCCGACGCCGCTGTGGTCGATAACGAAGAAGAGGACGGCGGCGCCGCTGTGGTCGACGACGAAGAATACGGCGACGCCGCCGACGAAGAATACGGTGACGACGCCGACGGCAATGATTACGACGCCAACGGCAATGCCCTGCCGGTCCGGCCGGCCGAAGAGGCTGACTAG
- a CDS encoding MFS transporter: MTSTFKSLHILNYRIWFIGALISNIGTWMQRTAQDWLVFDHLTEHDAGAMGITMALQLGPQLFLAPVAGLVADRFNRRQLLVLTQSAMAALSAGLGILVLSGAAQLWHVYGFALLLGVVSALDAPVRQTFVSELVRDDYLPNAVALNSASFNVARMIGPAVAGILTVAVGPGWVFLINTVTFVALLLSLWRIPAASLRRLPRAAAGKGRIREGLRYVRFRPDIIVVLVAVFIVGTLGLNFVLFIAAMVGAEFGLDASAFGLMNSIMAIGSVAGALLSAGRGKPRLRIIFGAAGAFGVTSGIAALAPNYFWFGVALVPVGLFAITMMTSANGYVQTTTDPVMRGRVMALYMAIFMGGTPIGAPLVGWVANVAGPRWSMGVAAAAGVLAAVIGLAWIIRARRLRIRFDRRARGLHHFRLESGIAGVRIHADGAARESNPDDAVER, translated from the coding sequence ATGACGTCCACCTTCAAGTCGCTGCACATCCTGAACTACCGGATCTGGTTCATCGGGGCGCTGATCTCCAATATCGGGACCTGGATGCAGCGCACCGCCCAGGACTGGCTGGTCTTTGACCACCTGACCGAGCACGACGCCGGAGCCATGGGCATCACGATGGCCCTGCAGCTCGGCCCGCAACTCTTCCTCGCGCCCGTGGCCGGGCTGGTGGCCGACCGCTTCAACCGCAGGCAGCTGCTGGTGCTCACGCAGTCCGCCATGGCCGCACTGAGCGCGGGCCTGGGGATCCTTGTGCTCTCGGGCGCCGCGCAGCTGTGGCACGTCTATGGCTTTGCCCTGCTGCTCGGCGTGGTGTCCGCCCTGGACGCCCCCGTGCGCCAGACCTTCGTCTCGGAACTGGTCCGGGACGACTACCTGCCGAACGCGGTGGCGCTCAACAGTGCCTCCTTCAACGTGGCCAGAATGATCGGACCCGCAGTGGCGGGTATCCTGACCGTCGCCGTCGGCCCGGGCTGGGTCTTCCTGATCAACACCGTCACATTCGTGGCGCTCCTGCTGAGCCTGTGGAGGATTCCAGCCGCCTCCCTGCGCCGGCTGCCGCGGGCAGCGGCCGGCAAGGGCCGCATCCGCGAAGGCCTGCGCTACGTCCGCTTCCGCCCGGACATCATCGTGGTGCTGGTCGCGGTCTTCATCGTGGGGACCCTGGGCCTGAACTTCGTGCTGTTCATCGCGGCGATGGTCGGCGCCGAGTTCGGTCTGGATGCCAGCGCCTTCGGGTTGATGAACTCGATCATGGCCATCGGCTCGGTTGCCGGCGCGCTGCTCTCGGCCGGGCGGGGCAAGCCCAGGCTTCGGATCATTTTCGGCGCGGCCGGCGCGTTCGGCGTGACCTCCGGCATCGCCGCCCTGGCCCCCAACTACTTCTGGTTCGGGGTGGCGCTGGTGCCCGTGGGGCTTTTCGCGATCACCATGATGACGAGCGCCAACGGCTACGTCCAGACGACGACCGATCCCGTCATGCGCGGGCGGGTGATGGCTCTTTACATGGCGATTTTCATGGGCGGCACACCGATCGGCGCCCCGCTGGTGGGCTGGGTAGCGAACGTCGCCGGTCCCCGTTGGTCGATGGGCGTCGCGGCGGCAGCCGGCGTCCTCGCCGCCGTGATCGGCCTGGCCTGGATCATCCGGGCGCGCCGGCTGCGGATCCGGTTCGACCGCCGGGCCCGGGGCCTGCACCATTTCCGCCTCGAATCCGGCATTGCCGGCGTCCGTATCCACGCGGACGGCGCCGCCCGGGAATCAAACCCGGACGACGCCGTCGAACGCTGA
- the serC gene encoding phosphoserine transaminase encodes MSDTSITIPANLLPKDGRFGAGPSKVRPEQMDALAAASATLLGTSHRQAPVKNLVGSVRNGLSEFFRAPEGYEVVLGVGGSTAFWDIASFGLVENKAQHLSFGEFGSKFAAATNKAPFLADSSIIKSEPGTRPAPRAEAGVDVYAWPQNETSTGVAAPVQRVAGADDGALVLVDATSAAGGLDVDVAQADVYYFAPQKNFASDGGLWLGLFSPAALERAARIKASDRWIPDFLDLQTAIDNSRLNQTYNTPALATLVTLDAQVQWLNSNGGLDFAAGRTADSAGRIYRWAEASDYATPFVARAEERSNVIATIDFDDSIDAAAIAKVLRANGIVDTEPYRKLGRNQLRIATFVAIEPDDVSALLECIDFVVAELKK; translated from the coding sequence GTGAGCGACACCAGCATCACGATTCCCGCAAATCTCCTCCCCAAGGATGGCCGGTTCGGCGCCGGACCATCCAAGGTCCGTCCGGAACAGATGGATGCCCTCGCGGCTGCCTCGGCGACGCTGCTCGGAACCTCGCACCGCCAGGCTCCCGTCAAGAACCTCGTGGGCTCGGTCCGGAACGGCCTCAGCGAGTTCTTCCGGGCCCCCGAGGGCTACGAGGTGGTCCTGGGCGTCGGCGGTTCCACCGCGTTCTGGGACATCGCCAGCTTCGGTCTGGTGGAGAACAAGGCCCAGCACCTTTCGTTCGGCGAGTTCGGCTCGAAGTTTGCCGCGGCCACCAATAAGGCGCCGTTCCTGGCGGACTCCTCCATCATCAAGTCCGAGCCCGGCACCCGTCCGGCGCCCCGGGCGGAGGCCGGCGTCGACGTGTATGCGTGGCCCCAGAACGAGACCTCCACCGGCGTAGCCGCCCCGGTCCAGCGCGTCGCCGGCGCCGATGACGGTGCGCTCGTGCTGGTGGACGCGACCTCCGCGGCCGGCGGGCTCGACGTCGACGTGGCCCAAGCGGACGTGTACTACTTCGCCCCGCAGAAGAACTTCGCCTCCGACGGCGGCCTGTGGCTTGGACTGTTCTCCCCCGCCGCCCTGGAGCGTGCGGCACGGATCAAGGCCAGCGACCGCTGGATCCCTGACTTCCTGGACCTCCAGACGGCGATTGACAACTCCCGCCTGAACCAGACTTACAACACCCCGGCACTGGCAACCCTGGTCACCCTGGACGCCCAGGTGCAGTGGCTCAACTCCAACGGCGGCCTGGACTTCGCCGCCGGCCGGACCGCTGACTCTGCCGGGCGGATCTACCGCTGGGCCGAAGCTTCGGACTACGCCACCCCCTTCGTGGCCCGGGCCGAGGAGCGGTCCAACGTGATCGCCACGATCGACTTTGACGACTCGATTGACGCCGCGGCCATCGCCAAGGTGCTGCGGGCCAACGGCATCGTGGACACCGAGCCCTACCGGAAGCTGGGTCGCAACCAGCTCCGCATCGCCACTTTCGTCGCGATCGAACCGGACGACGTTTCGGCGTTGCTCGAATGCATCGATTTCGTCGTCGCGGAGCTGAAGAAGTAA